GATTTCGTGTTTATCAGAAGAAGGGGAAGGATCCATTGACTAATGGATCTTTGATTTTTGTAGCCCGTTCACGACAAGAACCTCTTGTTGGGCCAAATTGAAACTGCAAGCAAGTGCCAACCCAGAAGCCATCACTGAATTGGACCTGCTCAGGATTACAGTAACAGTCCCGCCAGCACCAGAACACGTCTCATTTTCTTCAGTTGTACTGCTGCTGATGCCTTACGTTATAAGGCATGTGGCCTTAACTAACTTCATTCTGGAAACGAATCCATTGCTTTTCTTCAAATATCCACTGATTCTAATCCATCTTGTACCAGCTAATCCAACTTATCTGATTCGCTAATAACAACGCTCATTAGTTCATTGAAGCTCCACCGATCCAAATTTAGGGCTTTATTTTAttggaggattttttttttatcaatggcTTCGTGGCTTAAAGCCGCAGAAGGTTTGGATCTCACAGACTCTAATGTGttgttttctttcaattttatttCCATGAGCATTCCTTCATGTGCTTGCATTTTTGAGGTCTAATCCAGATTTCTATTGGCATGAATGTTGTTGATGTAGCTGTGAATCGATTATTTTAGCTGGATTTGGACTGCAAGATAATCTGGTGCATTTGTTTTGTCTACCTTCTTGCATTATTATCTGATATTTACTTAGTGACTTGTACTTCAAACTTAAACATCGCTTGGACTTCGACTAGTGCTATGGGAAATGGATATAACGAATAGAATGAGGGAGTATTTATTGGGGTTGGGTTTACTCGGactggtttttgagatgcatttGAATGCTCAGTTGGAAAAGGAgaaattcattatttttttttgtggGTTCTCAGCTTTTAATCTTGAACTAATTTACAACTATTACCAACTTGTTGCTCGAAAGAGGTGAACTGAAGGTAATATCCCAGAGGTTTATATTGGCCAATTACAATGAAACCCACATTGAAATGATGAAATCCCATACTTTCAATGTGGTATTTCAAGTTCCATGCCTTGTCTAACTAGGATCATAACACTATATTAATTTTATAGGAGCAATTGTTATTCATAAGAATACTGGTCATAATATTTTGTCCTTTCATTCTTTTAGTTCAAAAGGTATAATGTTCATTGCTTTTCTTGTCAGATTTATTTGAAGTTGTAGATCGAAGGGCAAAGTTGGTTGTCAGTGAATTGGCAGATGAGCATTCTGATTCTCAGTCACCAGGTATGGATCTTATATTGTTCATCCATCCCTTAGGTTTTTATTAATATTGAATATTTGATCTGATATTTGGATGGTTACATCACTTGATCCTATATTACTGGCTTTTATCAATTGATTGTCGGTCTCCTGAGAAGATTAGACATGATTAGTACTGGTATGCTGTCATTATTCAGCCTTAGAGGCAATTAGAATCATCGTTTCATGTTAGAGTTGTTGCTTGGTGAGAAATTCCATTTCGCCAATTTCAAATTCTTACAAGTTAGAATTGATGGGgtgtgattttaaatttctagatcAGTTTTAATTGCAGCCAAACTTCTATTAATCTGAACTGTTCTAGCAAAATAATCTTATATTTGGCCATTTGAGTTCCTTTTTAGCCAAACTCAATATGATTAGAATGTTTcttgaaaatgaccaaaaatgtagtTGATTATTAACCAAGTATTTTAGTCAATCTAATCTTAATCTCTCAGAAATTGTTCTGCCCACCTTGAATTGCTAATATAAAgaaaacttaggtcatgacatttAGATCAGGTATGGACAGCATTATAATATTCCTTGGAAAAGCAGATACTGTACCATTTTATGAGTGATGATATCTGTTGCTTACCATTGTGTCTTTCTTTCTTTCGTTTTTTTAAAGCTTCTAATGGGCAAGGATCTCAACCCAAGAGGGTGAAGTCTAAGACCAAGGTATGTACCAGTATACCTGTGCCCTTAGAGTGGCATTTTCATGTGTTAATTTCAAAGAAGTATATTCTTGTTACACAAAGCCATTGGATTATTTAAATTGCAAATTGTTTTTTTGCAGGCTCAAAAGAAGCTATCCACAAGTGAATCCTATCAAGCAAGTACCACTAAAGGGGAGTTGACTAGTACAGAAACTTCAAAATTAGATGTATTATCTGATAAAGATAGGGCTACTCTTTTTGTTGAAAATGTTGTTACCCCCTCTAGCAAGTTGATGCCCCAAACAATCACTGAACAGCAGCAGAATACTGACAAAGATATCTCTAGCAGTACATCATCAGAGAGAGTAGCAAATGAAGTTGTCAAAGATGATGCTAATCGTTTAGAAGTTGCTGTAACTGCTGCTGATGCAGATGCTGCAACATCAAGTTCAAATGGTGAGCTTCTCAATGAGAAGGCTTCTGATGATCCTGTAGAACATCCTCTTTCCCCATTAGCTGCCAAAGAAATAGAGGTTCTTAATGAAGACCATCAAGACCATCCAATTGGTTCTGACATCAAGCGAAGGGATGCTGATGTTCCTTCAAATATTGACCAAGAGAGATCTCTGTCAGCAATTACTGATCCTACTGTCAATGGCGAAACTTCAGTAAAAAATGCTGATCTTAGGGCTGAACCTCTGGTTGATCAACAGAACCAGCATCAGTTGCAGCAGCAGCGTAAAGCTGATACTTCACCCATGAAAATACAGGACCAACTTGATGAGGTAAATTGTTTATTATGGGGGAGAAAATCATGTACTACAATTGTTCATGAATATTGTAATCTTAAATGTTTGCTATTAAGTTTTTCTGATTAGTTCCCTTAGTTGGTTTTCAGGCTCAAGGACTGCTTAAGACTGCAATTTCCACTGGCCAGTCAAAAGAGGCAAGGTTGGCACGGGTAAGCACCTGCTGCTAGTGTGTCCTTCTATCATTTTCACTAGACAATGGTTAGGATTCATTGGCATACTACTGTTTGGTCAGCCATATGTTTAATCTTAATCCACTACCTATTATCAGTCCCTCTTTAAAAGGCCCTTGTGGAAATATTCTAAGCATGATTTTAAGTCCTAACCTGCAGTGATGTGATGTGAAATGACCTGTTTGACTAAAACAAAGTACAAGATATTCTACTATTTTGGTTTATGCAACTTCCTTCAACTAGGTCAGTCATGAGATCCATTCAAAGAAGTGTTTTTTACTGAAAAGATTTTCTTGGACTAGATAGTTTAATCTGTTCTACACAACTTTTCCCTTCCAATCATTTTCTGACCTGCCAGGTTCCTATTTTGTATGCCTTGTTAACTTTTCAGCTATCAATATTCAGGTTTGTGCTGGACTTTCAACCCGCCTTCAAGAATGCAAATCTGAAAATGCTCAGCTGGAGGAACTTCTCATTGCAGAGGTGAGATGACAACTGTTTGTTCTGTTATCCATCCTTATGTACTTctgaggattttcaaacttatgcaTATTTGCGCCTGATGTAATACTATTAAAGGGGTTATCTTTGACATTTGGGATTCTGCCTTAACAGAGAGAGCTGAGCAAATCATATGAGGCTCATATAAAGCAGCTACAACAAGATTTGTCTATATCTAAAAGTGAATTGAAAAGAGTAGAGTCAAATATGGCTGACGCTTTGGCTGCAAAAAATTCAGAAATTGAGGCCCTTGTCAATTCTATGGATGCACTCAAGAAACAGGCTGCTTTGTCTGAAGGAAATCTGGCTTCGCTGCAGGTTTGTTCCACTTTTCATGTTAGATAATGATGCATTCTTTTCTCCCCTGCCTTAAGCAATGTTTTTGTCCTATCTGTTGTAAAATGACTTTCTTCAGCCCAACCATCAACTCTCTGCACCCCTTGGAGTAGGTTTAAATAGAAATTTAACCTGTTTTTAATGTGAAAAAAATAAGCTTCAATCTATCTCTCAAGCCATTCCACATTTCCGCTATCTCATGTACAATATAGCCTGCTGCTGATAATATACCCTTACTTCTGAGCTATTGTTTCTTCCGTCATCTTTCTATCACTAAAAATTAGATACTTTAGCTTTATAGATAACGGCAAACATGTTAGGTAACTTGCTCTGTTTCTTTTAGTTTTCACAGACTCATTGGATATGTCATCATATTTAAATATCGTTCTTCCTTCTTCCCAGGGGATTGCATTTTTTCCTTGATTATATTGGTTTAATCCGAGGCTTTGCAACACATTGGTTGCTTTTCAGGCAAACATGGAGTCTATTATGAGAAACAGAGAACTAACAGAGACAAGGATGATGCAGGTAAACTGGTTGTTTCTTCCTTGCATTAAAATTCTGTTATTTTTTATTCTTTGTAAATCCTTAAAAATTCTATTTTATCATTAGATTCTcaaataatgaaatatataccTTTATCAGGCACTTAGGGAGGAGCTGGCCTCTGCAGAGCGAAGAGCTGAAGAAGAACGTGCAGCACATAATGCTACCAAAATGGTTTGCTACAGATCAACTCAATCATctaagtatttatttatttatttcttgttGTCTCTTGTGCTGATAATCTCCATTTGGTAAAATAGGCAGCTATGGAAAGGGAAGTGGAATTGGAACATAGAGCTGTTGAGGCATCCACAGCCCTTGCTAGAGTCCAGGTAATGCAATGGCTAGCAATAAATGTGATTTACTGCTAAAGTAACAAAGTCCTTATCTGAATTACTATGAAATGTGAGGACTGATCATGTATATAGTAACTACTATTTTTCAGCTACATATATCCTGCTGTTTATAAAATCCTAGACTTTTGTTTGATTATCAATGCATTATTTGTAACGGCCTAATTATGAGTGATGTTACTTATCTAGAGAATAGTTAGGAATTTTTTGATCTTAGTGTGTATTATTTCCATTGAATGTTGGTATTTGCCTCCATTTTCAGAGAATTGCTGATGAGAGAACAACAAAGGCTGTAGAACTTGAGCAGAAAGTGGCACTGCTTGAGGTAAATAGAGACAGCGCTAACTCTacttgtcttcttcttcttcttttttgcaATGAAAAGCTTATTTGGGGCCTATTTGATATAACTGTTAGATGCAGTTGATAGTTGTTGCTGTTAACTAATAACAAATAGCTAATTGTAGctgatttatattaagtgtttggtaaaactatACCTAACCATTGCTCTTGATATTAAAATTGACTAATAaggatatatcatataatttattttactattgaaataaatatatagttattaatttattatatcatataatttattttattattaaaatatacaagcaaataataaataatcttagaaaatttataattcaataacctaaaaagaaattaaaaaaaagtgaCTCTATTTAGTATTGAGATTCTAAAtttaaaaaaaggaaatatatatatatatatatatatatatatatatatatatatatatatttataaaataataattttaaaaactgATTGATACTTTggtggataataataataataataataatagtaaagaCATACATATAAAtgtaaaataaagaagaaaaaaaaggaaaacaaatgGGATTTCTCATATCTCGGTAGCCAATTCGTCTGCAAAGTCACTTTTACTAGAATAGTATTTTTTATTTAAGTTGTTGTGGTAGGCATGAAATTAGACCAATTGACATTTAAGGTTCTGAAGTTTCACGAGAGAGAATATAAATGTACAGTGTTGCCTCATACTATTAATATTGAAGtaatttttgtcaaataataaAAGAATGACCTAGCAATTCATGAAGAGCAGCTCTACAATTAGAGTATATCCAAAGGGCAGCTGATGAGTGTTCTATTAGCTATCAGCTGCCTTTTTAAAAGATTTTATTATTAGTAAACAAGCTGGTTCAGCTATTTGGATGCTCATTAGCTACATCTAACAGCTGAACTAAACGCTCCCTTAAAATTACTAATGTTTACCGCTATATGCAATCAGTTTGAGTGTGCATCATTAAATCAAGAGTTGCAAGATCTGGAAGCTCGCACTCGTCGTGAACAAAAGAAGTCCTCAGAAGAGGCAAATCAAGTGATTCAGGTACAATTACAAATCCAAACTGCTCAATCTCAGGACATGTTTTCAGACAACTGTTGTAGGCATCCTTTTAATTGGCCTTTCAATGAAGTAATTTCACTGATATGTATAATGTTTTGTGAAAAGACGATACTCCCCATTTATGATATGCAGAAATTTTAAACTAATATTGATCTGATGTAtgcatatatattttatatatgtaaattatctaACTTTTCTTTTATCATGAGGTATGCAGTCTATTGTGGGTTGGCTGTCTCTTACCTCTAAGAGTTGTCTCAAGTTCAGAAATTAAACGTGTTTCCTGCTAATTACAAAACTTGATAAAATTTGATAATTCTGTCTTGTATTGTAGCACTACAGCAGTTAGTAATTACACCTCCTTATTAACTGTAAAATTGTCAACATAATGACTATAAATTGTAAAATGTAAAGATCCAGGCTTGGCAGGAAGAAGTGGAGCGTGCACGTCAAGGTCAGAGGGATGCTGAGAGCAAGCTTTCTTCTATGGAGGCAAGGGTTTTTTGCTCTTTGCTATAAGTATTATCATTTGTCATCTCCATTGCCAAAAAGAAAATGCTGTCAGATCGTATCTAATTTCATATAGATTTTGATGGATGAGATGAGCTTGGCTTCCTAATTATTGTAAGTTAAACAGTGCTGTTGATAATTTATTTGTATGGTATGATCTATTGTTTAATTGCAGGCTGAAGTGCAAAAGATGAGGGTTGAATTGGCTGCCATGAAGAGGGATGCTGAGCACTATTCACGGCAGGTAAATTGTGCAGTTTCTTATATTAAGGAATCCAacctttattatttttcttttttttttaatgaacaaATGTGTGTAGAAGTACAGCCTTAAATATGGCAGATTTAAGTACAGCCTTAACAGCTAGTGGCCATCTGACGTGGGTAGAAGTACAAAAGATTTTGTTATTTGGGATAGCAGATCTAAATCTTGCAAGAAGAATAGACAGGCTTGGTAAAACCTACTGTACAACAATTAGGGTTGTCTGAATGTACCCTTTATTGCCGTTAACTGTCAAAACACAAGCCTTTTTGTCATGTCACATAGCTTCTACTAACATTTCAgtgcaattattattattttcttttggaTTTAGCAATGACTGTGTGAGATAGTGTTGCTCGAAATTATACTCCATGGTGTTGCTTGAAATTATACTCCCTAACTTGCCATCAAACTTTGATTTTAAAATGCAAGTGATTATTAAGCTAAATATTCCTGCAAGCTTTTGTTGAGGCTAATGGTTCACATGAGGCAGAGATAAGACACCAAATTAAATTATCTCATTGTAGATCTTATGTTGCTGTATTTGGAGAAATTGGTATCTGTTAAAAGAAATTTGATTGAAAGGAAATAAACTTTATGATGTGGAAATATTTTTTATCTGAAGAATATTTTGCCTTGGATAAGACACCAAGACTGCAAACTTCATGTTGCATATGATTAGTTCTATCATGGAACATGAATATTCATGCATCCTTCTATTGGCCCACATCATATGTCCCAAAAACAGTGTTGACATTGTATaccattattataaataattgcaTAATACAGCTGCACTTAGGATATACTCCGCCTGCATCTTATTTGTCAGAGCTGTCTTTTGCAGGAGCACATGGAGCTGGAGAAGCGCTACCGTGAATTAACTGATTTGTTGGTAATAAAAATGTGGAATAATTTATTCGTTTATACGCAGGTTTTTCATTGATTTGTACTGGTTTCTTATGTTATATTAATCATCAATGATGCAGTACTACAAGCAAACACAGTTAGAAGCCATGGCTAGTGAAAAAGCTGCAGCAGAGTTTCAGTTGGAGAAGGAGGTAAAGCGTCTTCAAGAAGCAGAGGTCTGTCCTCAAGTATTTAATGCTACTTGATAAATAGTATTGACTTGTACTCTTGCTGTCATTCTTCATATGATACGAAACCAGAATATCTTTATTTTGCATGTGCTACCATTGTTATTAAACAGGTTGAGGCAGAAAGGACTAGAGTCTATCGCCGTGCATCCTCATCTTGGGAAGAAGACTCCGAAATGAAGGCACTTGAGTATGTTGTTTCAATTCTGACTAATTAGATGTATTCACAATTCTGACTAATTAGATGTATTCACATGCTTCTGATGCTTTTGCATTTTATTGAGTACATTGATATAAGTTGGGTTCATTTTAGCTTCTTGTATGCAGCAAATGTTTATTTAAATGTACTAAAAATTTCTTGCAATATAATAATAATTGCAGGCCTCTTCCCTTGCATCACCGTCATATGGCAGCAGCAACCATGCAGTTGCAGAGGGCAGCAAAGCTATTGGATTCAGGGGCTGCCAGAGCCACAAGATTTTTATGGCGGTACCCAACGGCTCGGCTTATCCTTCTTTTCTATTTGGTAAGAAGAGCCATCTTGTATTGTTAAGCGTCTACTTAAAAATATGGATCACATACATGTAGATGCATTAAATTGTATGATGACCATGAGAAATCAAATGCAGGTGTTTGTACACCTCTTCTTGATGTATTTATTGCATCGGCTTCAGGTATGGATATTTGGACATGGTTCACTATTGATTTTATGTTCTCAATGTGACAATCTGCCTCGAGTAGAAAATTGTGTTGCTTTATTTAAATGGGAGTTTCTTTTTTTTCCAAACTGTGAATTGAGTACACTTGGTAttgcattgattttttttttaattgttgaaattttatttttcaatgtgAAGGAACAAGCGGATAATATTTCTGCTAGAGAAGTTGCAGAGTCCATGGGTCTTGCCAACCCAACTTTACCATGATTGAGGAAGTTGCTCCTAATCAAAAAGCAAATGCCACATTTTTGCCTGCAAAGGTTTCTTTATCATTCTTAAAGCAAACTATAGCTTGTGAATATCCAGGAAAAAACATAAtcaaaaggaaagtgaaaaccgtCTTCAATGTTTGCTTTTTATACAAATCGTTTGAGGAAACAGTGGAAAAAGTAGCATATTACTTGATGTCAAGACAAATTCAAATGTGCATGCAAATATTCTGTCATTTCCATAGTCAGTTTGGTGTGGCTCAGGGACATTAAAATGATGTTACAGTGAGAGCTACCATGCTGTATATCCAGACGTTTCTTCATGAAATGGAATATTCTTTTATTTGTAATGGGCGACTTCCATCACTGAGATTGAGCAACAAGTTATGAATCGTGAGAAGTTTGTACGTCACAATAATGGTTTCCTTGTGTTGCATTCTTGTTCTTATCCTTTAAAGAAATTTCAATGATGACAATAGCAatgatcacttttttttttttggaacaaATAACAATGATCACTTAGATTAAACTTATTTGATATAGGAGAGGGATGGGGAAAATTCCTTAGTTATATAATCTCATccagcttattattattattattaaactccATGATACTTAAATCTATTATCTATACATTAATGCTTTGTTTAGAACGAGGGaaatgaagagaagagaagagaaaagaaatttaatttctcTTCATTCTTTTGTTTGGACGTCAAgtaaaagaaagaaaggaagaaaaataagaaaaatgaggagatataaaatttcTCTTCTCCTTTGTAATTAACTCACATCATTTTTCTTCAAAtaatgagaaatgaagaaaaatttataataatatattaaaatatcctTCTATAATATAATAAGACCTAAGAAATAAAAGGATATAAAGTTATTTTCTCTTTATTCTTTTCAGAAAAAAATTACAtttctctttaattttaataatctgtCCAAagtaagttaatttttttttcttttcttttctttttatttctcttatttaatttctCTTCAATTTCCTTTCACAATTAACTATCCAAACGTAAGGCAAAAGAGGACTTCTGTTAGTATAGCAGTTAACAGGTAAATTTGAGAATCTTCAAATTACAAATGTGTCCTTACTATTTGCTTACTGTATTTGGAGAGTTTGGTCTTTTAACTTTTGTCTCATCCGTTTTGAGTTTTCTTCTATTTTTCTGACGttgcaatagccgttgtgcacaaacacaatttaaaacaataatatacaaatattcaatatttatttcaattgaaaaattcaaaagcaatagccgttgtgcacaaacacaatttaaaacaataatatacaaatagtcaatatttatttcaattgaaaataattcaagagaaatagttgttgtgcacaaacacaatttaaaacaataatatacaaatattcaatatttatctcaattgaaaaattcaaaagcaatagccgttgtgcacaaacacaatttaaaacaataatatacaaatatttaatatttatttcaattgaaaaattcaaaagcaatagctgttgtgcacaaacctctgatatttgtctcctggtcttgactcagtatttctttcccttttgctgagtccttgttaactgagaaacacaatttgaagtgtttcagtaccaaattaaactgtctctatcgatggtgtttggtaaataatacactgaactcaattattcacttaatcacctaatataccgaccctcgttgcgttttaggtaaattaggttttagtgtcgttaatatgtcacatttgatagggttttaggtttggtacgttttaccaaagtcatttccttgtttagtgcattttaatgcaaattgctggatcaAGTAAAACGACACGGTTTGCATTTCCTCTGTCCATGGCCTCAGAAGAACAGCGCCATTTTGCACACACACTTGAACCAAATCCATTGTCACTGTTCATAGCAACAGTGCCGAGAGGCTTTTGTTTTTCCTTTATATGTACCGTATCCAATGACACTGAGGCGTGTGTTCGTGCTAACGTAGTGCAGAAGATAAACATGGATGTAACTTGAATTTTTGTATTCCAGTTATATTATCAATTTAGGCCTATCATCATTATTTAATTTCCCTATTTATATTTGAGTTTTAAATATCAAAAACTAAAAATCAaaagttaatttttaaaatatttaatgaaaattttttactaattaacaaaataaatttcaaaatggTAATTTAATGACAAAAAATTATCTAATATAAATACCTAAAGTTACAaagtatatattttaaaaattatccctTTTATAAAACattgatttatttattaaaaaaattatgacaTTTAGATTTTATGTCGACGCATTGAAAATTAACCAAGACTTTATTTTCTAATATATTATCAAGTAATAATACtatataacaataataattaatatatactttaaatattatatttaatagaaGATGTTGAAGGTAGGgatgaataaaaaagaaataaatatcaaTATATGAAACAtgtttaaaagagaaaaaaaaaaatcttgataaGGATTACCAGTACAAGTAAACgtccatgaagaaaattatatatatttacatatacTATAATTAGACAATTGTTAATGTAATAAtctcaataaaatatttttaagttatttcttcaataaataattaaataaataaaacttcaatatgaatcaaattttattaaaattatagggaAAAAGTTTTAATAGAAGCATTGAATAAAATTTAGTGGGCACATTAAAAAAATATACATATTTATAAAAAGTTTTAATAAAAGCTAACAATACTTTAGAAAATTTAGTGAGTTGAATTGACCTTACCAGTAAAGCCATAATTCTGCCATTGGATAAGGCTCAATCAACACTTTATTAGGTTAGGGGTTTAAGTtctatcaattaatttttttaatagattatttataaattttactataATTTTTCAGTAATATTagtgaattaaaataaaaaattactttgatgttaaatttgaaaaatatatatatatatccttattGGGTAGTGCAATCATTAACATTATTAATAAACTTTTTAAGTAATTCTCActgattttaaatattaatttttaaattttaatatatgctATGAGATATTTATTtactaatattatttataattaattatgttatttttttattttttattatattttagttatatataattaaaatatcaatattatttttattttaataattataatatttaattatatatttttttataattttaataaattaagctTTTGTTTGGATATATGAAAaggagaaaggaaagaaaataagtaATAGAAAATAACGGGAGATTGTTACTTTTTTATGTTTGAAAATGGAAGGAAAATATAGAGAGTAaggaaaataatatttattttatatttattattttttcttcaatttaaagagaaaataaattaatcaagAGAAAAAAAGGtatttaattaaagaaaactatctATATATCCTTGTTTCTTATTTTAACttcttaaataatttataaaattgagaataaaataataaatttaaaaaaaaataatattattttctttcctctcttaTCTCTTCtcaaacaaaagaaaataaactCTATTTTCTATctctttattatttttctttcattcccaaatatgaaaaaaataaataa
The sequence above is a segment of the Hevea brasiliensis isolate MT/VB/25A 57/8 chromosome 11, ASM3005281v1, whole genome shotgun sequence genome. Coding sequences within it:
- the LOC110636372 gene encoding golgin candidate 1 isoform X4 — its product is MASWLKAAEDLFEVVDRRAKLVVSELADEHSDSQSPEASNGQGSQPKRVKSKTKAQKKLSTSESYQASTTKGELTSTETSKLDVLSDKDRATLFVENVVTPSSKLMPQTITEQQQNTDKDISSSTSSERVANEVVKDDANRLEVAVTAADADAATSSSNGELLNEKASDDPVEHPLSPLAAKEIEVLNEDHQDHPIGSDIKRRDADVPSNIDQERSLSAITDPTVNGETSVKNADLRAEPLVDQQNQHQLQQQRKADTSPMKIQDQLDEAQGLLKTAISTGQSKEARLARVCAGLSTRLQECKSENAQLEELLIAERELSKSYEAHIKQLQQDLSISKSELKRVESNMADALAAKNSEIEALVNSMDALKKQAALSEGNLASLQANMESIMRNRELTETRMMQALREELASAERRAEEERAAHNATKMAAMEREVELEHRAVEASTALARVQRIADERTTKAVELEQKVALLEFECASLNQELQDLEARTRREQKKSSEEANQVIQIQAWQEEVERARQGQRDAESKLSSMEAEVQKMRVELAAMKRDAEHYSRQEHMELEKRYRELTDLLYYKQTQLEAMASEKAAAEFQLEKEVKRLQEAEVEAERTRVYRRASSSWEEDSEMKALEPLPLHHRHMAAATMQLQRAAKLLDSGAARATRFLWRYPTARLILLFYLVFVHLFLMYLLHRLQEQADNISAREVAESMGLANPTLP
- the LOC110636372 gene encoding golgin candidate 1 isoform X5; the encoded protein is MASWLKAAEDLFEVVDRRAKLVVSELADEHSDSQSPASNGQGSQPKRVKSKTKAQKKLSTSESYQASTTKGELTSTETSKLDVLSDKDRATLFVENVVTPSSKLMPQTITEQQQNTDKDISSSTSSERVANEVVKDDANRLEVAVTAADADAATSSSNGELLNEKASDDPVEHPLSPLAAKEIEVLNEDHQDHPIGSDIKRRDADVPSNIDQERSLSAITDPTVNGETSVKNADLRAEPLVDQQNQHQLQQQRKADTSPMKIQDQLDEAQGLLKTAISTGQSKEARLARVCAGLSTRLQECKSENAQLEELLIAERELSKSYEAHIKQLQQDLSISKSELKRVESNMADALAAKNSEIEALVNSMDALKKQAALSEGNLASLQANMESIMRNRELTETRMMQALREELASAERRAEEERAAHNATKMAAMEREVELEHRAVEASTALARVQRIADERTTKAVELEQKVALLEFECASLNQELQDLEARTRREQKKSSEEANQVIQIQAWQEEVERARQGQRDAESKLSSMEAEVQKMRVELAAMKRDAEHYSRQEHMELEKRYRELTDLLYYKQTQLEAMASEKAAAEFQLEKEVKRLQEAEVEAERTRVYRRASSSWEEDSEMKALEPLPLHHRHMAAATMQLQRAAKLLDSGAARATRFLWRYPTARLILLFYLVFVHLFLMYLLHRLQEQADNISAREVAESMGLANPTLP